One genomic window of Vibrio ziniensis includes the following:
- the glpB gene encoding glycerol-3-phosphate dehydrogenase subunit GlpB: MMNYDVIVIGSGVAGYSAAIKCLEHGLKTAVVSSGQSALHFSSGSIDLLSHSPLNHQMIDNPWTEFDVLSKALPQHPYAKVGSKNIRLAMNWYQQMLASNGLAMSSLPSSNNHFRITTLGTLKSTWLSQPYVEKIAPDFSNLSEIKRIVMIAVDGFRDFQPHIALGNLQLNPAFKDIPIKTAKISLTAFGQLNRNPYDLRSIDISRLLRDETQFTEFANQLLKAATPEDLVVLPSIMGNGDGLELMHKLSRYTGLRLHEVPTMPPSLLGIRIEDVMMRTFVNKGGVLHKGDEVLGGQFEDLGGALNLMSIQTKKMGDMNLIAKNYILASGSFFSKGLIANQNAIKEPIFDLDTEVAGARNEWHQHDFFSSKPHPFLSFGVVTDKNFTPSIRGNKVNNLHCIGAILSGYNPIAHGCGGGVAISTAYWVVEQIVAGLRSELLMKEASA; this comes from the coding sequence ATGATGAATTACGATGTCATAGTGATAGGTAGTGGAGTTGCTGGCTATTCGGCTGCCATTAAATGCTTAGAACATGGGCTAAAAACCGCTGTCGTAAGCAGTGGGCAAAGCGCATTACATTTTTCATCGGGTTCTATCGACCTGCTTTCTCATTCACCGTTAAACCACCAGATGATTGATAATCCTTGGACAGAGTTTGATGTGTTATCCAAAGCGCTTCCACAACACCCTTATGCAAAAGTGGGCAGTAAAAATATACGTTTAGCCATGAATTGGTACCAGCAGATGTTGGCTTCGAATGGGCTGGCAATGAGTTCGCTGCCATCGTCAAATAATCATTTTCGAATCACTACGTTGGGCACGTTGAAATCGACTTGGCTTTCACAGCCCTATGTCGAAAAAATAGCTCCGGATTTTTCAAATCTTTCTGAAATTAAACGTATTGTAATGATTGCCGTGGACGGTTTCAGAGATTTTCAACCTCATATCGCTCTTGGTAATTTGCAGCTGAATCCAGCGTTTAAAGATATCCCTATAAAAACGGCAAAAATAAGCTTAACGGCTTTTGGGCAGCTCAATCGCAATCCTTACGATTTAAGATCAATCGATATATCAAGACTGTTGCGTGATGAAACTCAATTTACTGAGTTCGCGAATCAGTTACTGAAAGCCGCTACTCCGGAAGACTTAGTTGTGCTGCCATCGATCATGGGTAACGGTGATGGTTTAGAGCTAATGCATAAACTCAGTCGTTATACGGGGTTGAGATTGCATGAGGTGCCAACTATGCCGCCGTCATTGTTAGGTATTCGCATCGAAGATGTGATGATGCGTACCTTTGTCAACAAAGGGGGAGTTCTGCATAAAGGTGATGAAGTATTAGGTGGTCAATTTGAAGATCTTGGCGGTGCATTGAACTTAATGTCCATCCAGACAAAGAAAATGGGCGATATGAATCTGATAGCGAAGAACTACATACTCGCTTCAGGTAGCTTTTTCAGCAAAGGTTTGATAGCCAATCAAAATGCGATTAAAGAACCAATTTTTGATTTAGATACAGAAGTGGCGGGTGCGAGAAACGAGTGGCATCAACATGATTTTTTTAGCTCTAAACCTCATCCATTTTTGTCGTTTGGTGTGGTCACTGATAAAAATTTCACTCCCTCAATTCGAGGCAACAAAGTCAATAACCTGCACTGCATAGGAGCGATTTTAAGTGGATATAACCCAATAGCCCATGGATGTGGAGGTGGTGTAGCGATCAGTACCGCATACTGGGTTGTTGAACAAATTGTAGCGGGTTTAAGAAGCGAGCTATTGATGAAGGAGGCCAGTGCATGA
- a CDS encoding sugar transporter, whose protein sequence is MSATNDNSRRSQYLRVFALGFSGFIFNTTEFVPVGLLSDIANDFSISTASVGWMLTIYAWIVASMSLPMMMITSRIERKKLLLGLFALFIASHCLSVFAWNFEILVASRIGIAFAHAVFWSITASIAIRVAPPGKKTFALSILATGTSLAMVLGVPLGRIIGQWLGWRVTFGVIGITALIIMFTLYRLLPVMPSLFTGSMKKLPELLKNPALMGLYLFIFMIFTAHYTAYSYIEPFLKVIGSLSENFTTFLLLLFGAAGILGSVIFGNLGDRPNTPILVGCTATVMVCTALIYFAVPHLWSISILLVVWSAALMIVSLVMQVKVLNIDANASDMIMSMFSGIINLGIGAGALIGGKVILLMSLEGIGYVSALFALLSLVWIVFMMKRYSAIR, encoded by the coding sequence ATGTCCGCAACGAATGATAACTCTCGTCGTTCACAATACTTACGCGTTTTTGCTTTAGGTTTCAGCGGCTTTATTTTCAACACCACTGAATTTGTGCCTGTTGGACTGCTTTCCGATATCGCGAATGATTTTTCAATATCGACAGCTTCCGTCGGTTGGATGCTGACTATCTACGCTTGGATAGTGGCATCAATGTCATTACCAATGATGATGATCACCAGTAGAATTGAGCGTAAGAAATTATTGCTAGGTTTGTTTGCGCTGTTTATTGCCAGCCACTGCCTCTCTGTGTTTGCGTGGAACTTCGAAATTTTGGTGGCAAGTCGAATAGGTATCGCCTTCGCTCATGCCGTGTTTTGGTCGATAACCGCCTCAATTGCAATTCGAGTTGCTCCCCCAGGGAAAAAGACCTTTGCACTTAGCATTCTTGCAACGGGCACTTCACTGGCAATGGTATTAGGCGTGCCACTAGGACGTATAATTGGCCAATGGTTGGGATGGCGCGTGACATTCGGCGTTATCGGTATTACTGCGTTAATTATCATGTTCACTCTTTATCGCTTATTACCTGTTATGCCGAGTTTGTTTACTGGTTCAATGAAGAAGCTTCCAGAGCTGTTGAAAAACCCAGCATTGATGGGCTTATATTTGTTCATCTTCATGATCTTTACCGCCCATTACACAGCGTACAGCTATATTGAACCTTTTTTGAAAGTGATTGGCTCACTGTCAGAAAACTTCACTACGTTCCTACTGCTGCTGTTTGGCGCAGCTGGTATTTTGGGTAGTGTGATTTTTGGTAACTTAGGTGATCGTCCAAACACTCCAATCTTAGTCGGCTGCACTGCAACCGTAATGGTATGTACAGCGTTGATTTACTTTGCTGTTCCTCATCTGTGGTCAATCAGCATTTTGCTGGTGGTCTGGAGTGCTGCGTTGATGATCGTGAGCCTCGTAATGCAGGTTAAGGTGCTCAATATTGATGCCAATGCGTCGGACATGATTATGTCTATGTTCTCCGGCATCATTAACTTGGGGATCGGTGCGGGTGCGCTAATTGGTGGTAAAGTGATTCTATTGATGTCGCTCGAAGGCATTGGCTACGTAAGTGCATTGTTCGCACTGCTATCACTTGTTTGGATTGTGTTTATGATGAAACGTTACAGCGCTATTCGTTAA
- the glpC gene encoding anaerobic glycerol-3-phosphate dehydrogenase subunit GlpC codes for MTVASRDTTFDQCIKCTVCTVYCPVAKANPDFPGPKQCGPDGERLRIKSPEFYDDMLKHCTNCKRCETACPSGVRIGDIIAVARGKFGKRPLNPKLVRDFVLSHTDLFGTLATPFAPIVNAATQLPLMKKIMHKTIGVHEHKSLPKYSHGTFRNWFKGNVSDQSIYPRAVSYYHGCYVNYNHPQLGKDFIRVMNAMNIGVRLLEKEKCCGVAMIANGFHDKAKKNAEFNIEHVGKAIEQNSIAILSTSSTCSFTLQEEYPHVLGVDNEHVASKIHYMSRFLLKEFMSGNLPKMKPLNKKIVYHTPCHLERSGGAVFTIEVLKMIPGLEVVVLDSECCGLAGTYGFKEENYEVSMKIGDDLFSKIRRSNADYAITDCETCKWQIEENTQLECIHPVSLIAEALA; via the coding sequence ATGACAGTGGCAAGCAGAGATACCACCTTTGACCAATGCATTAAATGCACCGTCTGTACTGTGTATTGTCCGGTGGCGAAGGCGAATCCAGATTTCCCTGGACCAAAACAGTGTGGGCCAGATGGAGAAAGGCTACGCATTAAAAGCCCAGAGTTCTATGATGACATGTTAAAGCACTGTACCAACTGCAAACGCTGTGAAACAGCGTGCCCTTCAGGTGTTCGTATCGGCGATATTATTGCTGTTGCGAGAGGCAAGTTTGGCAAACGCCCTTTAAATCCAAAGTTGGTCCGAGATTTTGTTCTAAGTCATACCGATCTGTTTGGAACACTCGCCACACCGTTTGCTCCAATTGTGAATGCGGCGACGCAGTTGCCATTGATGAAGAAAATCATGCACAAAACGATTGGCGTGCATGAGCACAAATCTTTGCCTAAGTACTCCCATGGCACCTTCAGAAACTGGTTTAAGGGTAACGTTAGTGATCAGTCGATCTATCCGCGCGCGGTCAGCTATTACCACGGCTGTTATGTGAATTATAACCACCCACAGTTGGGCAAAGATTTTATTCGAGTCATGAATGCTATGAACATTGGCGTGCGTTTGCTTGAAAAAGAAAAGTGCTGTGGTGTAGCGATGATCGCTAATGGCTTTCACGATAAAGCCAAGAAAAACGCAGAGTTTAATATTGAACATGTGGGTAAAGCGATTGAGCAAAACAGTATTGCCATTCTTTCAACTTCTTCGACTTGTTCATTCACTCTACAAGAGGAATATCCTCATGTGCTTGGAGTCGACAATGAACATGTGGCCAGTAAGATCCACTATATGAGCCGTTTTCTGCTGAAAGAGTTTATGAGCGGTAACTTACCGAAAATGAAACCACTCAATAAAAAAATTGTCTATCACACGCCTTGTCACCTCGAAAGAAGTGGTGGGGCTGTGTTTACCATTGAAGTATTGAAAATGATCCCAGGTTTAGAGGTGGTGGTACTCGATAGCGAATGTTGCGGTTTAGCGGGTACTTATGGCTTTAAAGAGGAAAACTATGAAGTTTCGATGAAAATAGGGGATGACTTGTTTAGTAAGATCAGACGCTCAAATGCAGATTACGCGATTACTGATTGTGAAACCTGTAAATGGCAAATTGAGGAAAATACCCAGTTAGAGTGTATTCACCCGGTAAGTTTGATCGCTGAAGCTCTGGCTTAG
- the glpA gene encoding anaerobic glycerol-3-phosphate dehydrogenase subunit A: MKAITRFETDVVIIGGGATGTGIMRDCALRGINCILLERDDLASGTTGRNHGLLHSGARYAVTDQHSAKECIQENRILKKIARHCIEDTGGLFITLPEDDLDFQKTFIEQCQAADIDVETLSPKDALRLEPNTNPALIGAVKVPDGTLDPFRLCSSNVLDAKEHGARLFNHSRVVSLIRQGDTILGVKCINTQTNQPFEVIAQQVINAAGIWGQGICEYAELDIKMFPAKGSLLILDYRINNLVINRCRKPSDADILVPGDTISLIGTTSEHIDYDMIDDLHVTAAEVDLLLEEGIKLAPVMKNTRVLRAYAGVRPLVSLSGDSSGRNISRGIVLLDHQERDGLKGFTTITGGKLMTYRLMAEQATDLIASKLGNSIPCSTHSKPLPGSVESPKALRKSASIAKPVYESAIYRHGERAEAFLSEKPQSQAIVCECEMVTAGEIEYAIKKLDVRNLVDLRRRTRLGMGPCQGELCAYRAASLFQEYGDISGHESALLLKEFLEERWKGIKPIFWGDALREAEFSYWIYEGLFGCGDIESAIEASVAQSYVTPSTQEQEQS; the protein is encoded by the coding sequence ATGAAAGCAATAACCCGATTTGAAACAGATGTCGTCATTATCGGTGGCGGTGCGACTGGTACTGGGATTATGCGTGATTGTGCTCTTCGGGGTATCAATTGCATATTACTTGAAAGAGATGATTTGGCTTCTGGGACAACAGGGCGTAACCACGGCTTGTTGCATTCAGGGGCGCGTTATGCTGTCACCGACCAACATTCTGCCAAAGAGTGTATCCAAGAAAATCGGATATTAAAAAAGATAGCTCGCCATTGTATTGAAGATACAGGCGGTCTGTTCATCACCTTGCCAGAAGATGATTTGGATTTTCAAAAAACCTTTATCGAACAATGCCAAGCTGCTGATATTGATGTTGAAACCTTGTCGCCAAAAGATGCTTTACGCCTAGAACCAAACACTAATCCCGCGCTTATTGGTGCAGTCAAAGTGCCAGATGGTACTCTCGATCCTTTCCGCTTGTGTTCATCCAACGTACTGGATGCAAAAGAGCATGGCGCTCGACTTTTCAATCATTCGCGCGTGGTATCTCTTATTCGTCAAGGCGATACAATCTTGGGCGTGAAATGCATTAATACACAAACCAATCAACCGTTTGAGGTCATCGCTCAGCAAGTAATTAATGCTGCAGGCATTTGGGGGCAGGGTATATGTGAATACGCAGAGCTCGATATCAAGATGTTCCCCGCCAAAGGCTCGCTATTGATTCTCGACTACCGCATTAATAATTTGGTGATCAACCGCTGTCGTAAACCCTCTGATGCCGACATTTTAGTTCCAGGAGACACCATTTCTTTAATCGGTACAACGTCCGAGCACATTGATTACGACATGATTGATGATTTGCACGTAACGGCTGCTGAAGTGGATTTGTTGCTAGAAGAAGGTATCAAACTTGCGCCTGTGATGAAAAATACTCGAGTGCTCAGGGCTTATGCTGGTGTCAGGCCTCTAGTTTCATTAAGCGGTGACAGTTCTGGCAGAAACATCAGCCGTGGAATTGTGTTGTTAGATCATCAAGAACGTGACGGTCTGAAAGGTTTTACGACCATTACAGGCGGCAAGCTAATGACATATCGGCTCATGGCTGAACAAGCTACAGATCTCATTGCCAGTAAGTTGGGTAACTCGATACCTTGTTCTACACATTCCAAGCCTTTACCTGGCTCTGTTGAATCGCCTAAAGCACTAAGAAAAAGTGCCAGCATAGCTAAACCTGTTTATGAATCAGCTATCTATCGTCATGGTGAAAGAGCAGAAGCCTTCTTATCCGAAAAACCTCAAAGTCAAGCCATAGTGTGTGAATGTGAGATGGTAACGGCGGGAGAAATTGAGTATGCGATTAAAAAGCTAGATGTCAGAAATCTTGTAGATTTACGCCGACGTACTCGTCTAGGCATGGGACCTTGCCAAGGAGAGCTTTGTGCATATCGGGCTGCCAGTTTGTTTCAAGAATATGGCGACATTAGCGGGCATGAATCGGCTCTTTTGCTCAAAGAGTTCTTAGAAGAACGTTGGAAGGGAATTAAACCAATTTTCTGGGGTGATGCATTAAGAGAAGCTGAGTTCAGTTATTGGATATACGAAGGGTTATTTGGCTGTGGAGATATTGAGTCTGCAATAGAAGCTTCGGTTGCACAGTCTTACGTTACACCATCAACTCAGGAGCAAGAACAGTCATGA